A genomic region of Ammospiza nelsoni isolate bAmmNel1 chromosome 3, bAmmNel1.pri, whole genome shotgun sequence contains the following coding sequences:
- the CCSAP gene encoding centriole, cilia and spindle-associated protein encodes MVVPARRVKTEYMKRFKEPKWESCGACYLELLHYRLSRRLLEQAHRPWLWDGWEQDSGSGGGSTAGSPSPPGAGSPANAKEEEEAAVGAGAAAPSEAGRASPGRERGDQEKQEKEEQEKTVEHSSVKEADKTSRTGRRPSRSALSSRNDRKSAKSPQRTDAPKENKHPFALYGWGERQTDTGSQKTHNVCASASVNEIHESALRAKNRRQVEKRKLSQRRVRSAEAENTWRAKPSPADNPWMTEYMRCYSARAL; translated from the exons ATGGTGGTGCCGGCGCGGCGCGTTAAGACGGAGTACATGAAGCGCTTCAAGGAGCCCAAGTGGGAATCGTGCGGCGCCTGctacctggagctgctgcactaCCGCCTCAGCCGccggctcctggagcaggcGCACCGGCCCTGGCTCTGGGACGGCTGGGAGCAGGACAGCGGCAGCGGGGGCGGCAGCACCGCCGGCTCCCCCTCGCCGCCGGGCGCCGGCAGCCCCGCGAACgcaaaggaggaggaggaggcggcagtgggagcgggagcggcggcgccgAGCGAGGCGGGACGGGCCAGCCCCGGTAGGGAGCGCGGCG ATCAAGAAAAGCAAGAGAAGGAAGAGCAAGAGAAAACTGTAGAACATAGTTCTGTAAAGGAAGCAGACAAAACCAGCCGTACAGGACGACGTCCAAGTCGAAGTGCCTTGTCCAGTCGGAACGATCGAAAATCAGCCAAAAGTCCCCAAAGGACAGATGCACCAAAGGAGAATAAACATCCATTTGCTCTGTATGGGTGGGGAGAAAGACAAACAGATACTGGGAGCCAGAAAACTCACAATGTCTGTGCTTCTGCTTCAGTGAATGAA ATTCACGAGTCTGCCCTGCGAGCAAAGAACAGGAGGCAagtggagaaaaggaagctttCTCAGAGGCGAGTGCGGtcagcagaggcagaaaacaCCTGGCGAGCAAAGCCCTCCCCAGCAGACAACCCCTGGATGACAGAGTACATGAGATGCTACTCAGCAAGAGCTCTCTGA
- the RAB4A gene encoding ras-related protein Rab-4A → MSQSAMSETYDFLFKFLVIGNAGTGKSCLLHQFIEKKFKDDSNHTIGVEFGSKIINVGGKYVKLQIWDTAGQERFRSVTRSYYRGAAGALLVYDITSRETYNALTNWLTDARMLASQNIVIILCGNKKDLDADREVTFLEASRFAQENELMFLETSALTGENVEEAFVQCARKILNKIESGELDPERMGSGIQYGDAALRQLRSPRRAQAQSAQECGC, encoded by the exons ATTTCCTGTTTAAGTTCTTGGTGATAGGAAATGCTGGAACTGGAAAATCCTGTTTGCTACAccaatttattgaaaaaaaat TCAAAGATGACTCAAATCATACTATAGGAGTGGAATTCGGTTCAAAGATCATAAATGTTGGTGGTAAATATGTCAAATTGCAGATTTGGGATACAGCAGGACAAGAACGGTTCAG GTCTGTAACGAGGAGTTACTacagaggggctgcaggtgctttGCTTGTCTATGATATAACCAG CCGGGAAACCTACAATGCGCTTACTAATTGGTTGACGGATGCAAGAATGTTAGCAAGTCAAAATATTGTGATAATATTGTGTGGAAACAAAAAGGATCTTGATGCAGATCGTGAAGTCACTTTTTTAGAAGCATCCCGGTTTGCACAGGAAAATG AGCTGATGTTCTTGGAAACAAGTGCTCTAACAGGGGAGAATGTTGAAGAGGCCTTTGTACAGTGTGCAAGGAAAATACTCAATAAAATTGAATCAG GAGAATTGGATCCAGAAAGAATGGGCTCAGGTATTCAGTATGGAGATGCTGCCTTGAGACAGCTGAGATCACCACGCAGAGCACAAGCACAAAGTGCTCAAGAATGTGGATGttag